In the Alteromonas sp. M12 genome, one interval contains:
- a CDS encoding ATP-binding protein: MPHLQTNRQLLKLIKLRYGFIFAQLLVVLLAEYWFEYTLPYLTLKLIIALELAINMLLFYCYRGNRNAHSGEYLFQVLLDIVLLTVLLFFAKGATNPFVSLLLIPVAIAAVTLSRRLLLLVSFAALVAYSVLFFSIDPHQMHMVDMQQHFLGMWVNFVVSALVVVLVVASLAQAMRNQERFVSKLREEQLRQEQLVALGTTAAQFAHQLATPLATANLLTEELEFELNDDNPLLKQLSEQLSLCSRRLEDFREMSEEVKLNTKRLIPIPQLFVKLQQEVQLNFADIEVQYKIASLEKFAVRADTTLLPALLNLIQNAVQSSKRNNCQQIQIQCQVNNHAKTSQLVLSIRDFGTGLPEQSLLELGSTLVESQQGFGMGVLLSHATLERLGAQLRLYNHSESGAVAEVLLELVTLQ; encoded by the coding sequence ATGCCACACCTACAAACTAACCGACAACTATTAAAACTCATCAAACTGCGATATGGATTCATATTTGCGCAGTTGTTGGTCGTTTTACTTGCCGAATATTGGTTTGAATACACACTTCCTTATTTAACTTTAAAGTTAATTATTGCACTAGAGTTGGCGATTAATATGTTGCTATTCTATTGTTATCGAGGCAATCGAAACGCCCACTCAGGTGAATATCTGTTCCAAGTTTTGCTCGATATTGTACTTTTGACAGTATTGTTATTCTTTGCCAAAGGTGCAACCAACCCCTTTGTTTCGTTATTGTTGATACCCGTCGCGATTGCCGCAGTTACTCTTTCTCGTCGCTTGTTGCTGTTGGTCAGCTTTGCCGCTTTAGTGGCTTATTCTGTATTATTCTTTAGCATTGACCCTCATCAGATGCATATGGTCGATATGCAGCAACACTTCTTAGGAATGTGGGTGAATTTTGTTGTATCTGCATTGGTGGTGGTGCTGGTGGTGGCATCTTTAGCCCAAGCTATGCGAAACCAAGAGCGTTTTGTAAGCAAGTTGCGGGAAGAACAATTACGGCAAGAACAATTGGTAGCATTAGGCACTACTGCAGCTCAATTTGCTCATCAACTGGCAACCCCCTTGGCGACGGCAAATTTGCTAACCGAAGAGCTTGAGTTTGAATTAAATGATGACAATCCTCTGCTCAAACAATTGAGCGAACAATTAAGTTTATGTAGCCGTCGTTTGGAAGATTTTCGCGAGATGTCGGAAGAGGTAAAGTTAAACACCAAAAGACTGATTCCAATACCTCAATTGTTTGTCAAATTGCAACAAGAGGTACAGCTAAATTTTGCTGATATAGAAGTCCAATACAAAATAGCGAGCTTAGAGAAATTTGCTGTTCGTGCAGATACCACTTTGTTACCCGCGTTATTAAATTTAATTCAAAATGCTGTGCAATCTAGTAAACGTAATAACTGCCAACAGATTCAAATTCAGTGTCAAGTCAATAATCATGCTAAAACAAGTCAACTGGTGCTCAGTATCCGTGATTTTGGTACCGGACTACCCGAACAGAGCTTGCTCGAGTTGGGGTCGACCTTAGTAGAAAGTCAACAAGGATTTGGTATGGGAGTATTACTTAGTCACGCTACATTAGAGCGTTTGGGAGCGCAACTGCGCTTGTACAACCATTCAGAGTCAGGGGCGGTGGCCGAAGTTTTATTAGAATTGGTAACCCTACAATGA
- a CDS encoding response regulator, translating to MKLLLVEDEQSFADILLRRLTHQGYQCLHADTVEKGLEMAQQSFPTHLILDLKVGSQNSLSILPQLRQLLPTSRIILLTGYASIATAVEAIKAGADDYLSKPVDSKTLLAMLAGDTPKEVTQNTNIMSPARLEWEHIQQVLKANQGNISATARQLGMHRRTLQRKLIKKPRSD from the coding sequence ATGAAACTTTTGTTAGTGGAAGATGAGCAGAGTTTTGCCGATATTTTATTGCGACGTCTGACACACCAAGGATATCAATGTTTGCACGCAGATACTGTGGAAAAAGGCCTAGAAATGGCACAGCAATCATTTCCAACACACTTAATTTTAGATTTAAAAGTGGGCAGCCAAAATAGTTTGTCCATCTTGCCGCAATTAAGGCAGTTATTACCCACTTCTCGAATCATTCTGTTAACTGGATATGCCAGTATTGCGACCGCAGTTGAAGCTATTAAAGCTGGTGCAGATGATTATTTGTCGAAGCCTGTAGACAGTAAAACCTTGTTAGCAATGTTAGCCGGTGACACCCCAAAAGAGGTCACACAGAATACTAATATCATGTCGCCTGCAAGGTTGGAATGGGAACACATTCAGCAAGTTCTGAAAGCTAATCAGGGAAATATTTCAGCAACTGCTCGGCAACTGGGAATGCATCGCAGAACCTTACAACGTAAATTAATCAAAAAACCGAGAAGCGATTAA
- a CDS encoding MbnH family di-heme enzyme, which produces MKYIFAVVIVAMLSACNQSSTTTVEESVQQETLRELLDLPEHMAVPAIPDFNPLTREKIELGRFLFYDKRLSANQTQSCESCHDQQLAFSDGLEVPTGSTGHQLTRNSQGLANVVYHSTFTWSNDTFLELEDQLNVPIRADNPIELGVTDSELEEVLARFDADPAYVEMFANAFPQSDTGATINKIIFSLASFVRTMISAGSAYDQYLLGDKTALTEQQKLGFQLFNGERFECFHCHTGANFSVSYRDSNTNSGNIQFPFFNNGLYNVDGEGSYPASDQGLYDLTLNEADKGLFRPQSLRNIELTAPYMHDGSIATLREVIEHYARGGRLIEYGENAGDGNLSPLKSGLILGFVASDEEIDAVIAFLESLTDYEFINNPKFSNPFEEQ; this is translated from the coding sequence ATGAAGTACATTTTTGCAGTCGTGATAGTGGCAATGTTAAGTGCCTGTAATCAATCGTCCACTACGACGGTGGAAGAAAGTGTGCAACAAGAAACCCTAAGGGAATTGTTGGATCTACCTGAGCATATGGCGGTGCCAGCAATTCCTGATTTTAACCCGCTCACTCGGGAAAAAATTGAACTGGGTCGTTTTTTGTTTTACGACAAACGCTTGTCTGCTAATCAAACTCAATCTTGTGAATCATGTCACGACCAACAATTGGCTTTTTCTGATGGCTTAGAAGTGCCAACAGGCTCCACCGGCCATCAATTAACCCGCAACAGTCAAGGTTTGGCAAATGTGGTTTATCATTCGACATTCACTTGGAGCAACGATACGTTTCTGGAACTTGAAGATCAGCTAAATGTGCCCATTCGTGCCGATAATCCTATTGAATTAGGCGTTACTGACTCGGAACTTGAAGAAGTGTTAGCACGCTTTGATGCTGATCCCGCTTATGTTGAAATGTTTGCAAATGCTTTTCCTCAGAGTGATACAGGCGCCACAATCAATAAAATCATTTTTTCTTTAGCCAGCTTTGTGCGCACCATGATAAGTGCCGGTAGCGCTTATGATCAGTACTTACTGGGCGATAAAACCGCACTGACAGAACAGCAAAAATTGGGATTTCAATTATTTAATGGTGAAAGGTTCGAGTGTTTCCATTGCCATACTGGTGCAAACTTTTCTGTTTCCTATCGAGACTCGAATACAAATTCAGGCAACATCCAATTCCCATTTTTCAATAACGGTTTGTACAACGTTGATGGTGAGGGCAGTTACCCCGCAAGCGATCAAGGTTTATACGATTTAACCTTAAATGAAGCTGATAAAGGGTTGTTCAGGCCACAAAGTCTTCGCAATATCGAATTAACTGCGCCTTACATGCACGATGGCAGTATTGCCACATTGCGGGAAGTCATCGAGCACTATGCCCGTGGTGGGCGTTTAATCGAATATGGTGAAAACGCCGGTGACGGTAATTTAAGTCCGTTGAAGTCTGGACTCATCTTGGGATTTGTCGCAAGTGATGAAGAGATAGATGCTGTGATCGCTTTTTTAGAGTCACTTACCGATTACGAATTTATTAATAACCCTAAATTTTCAAACCCTTTTGAAGAGCAATAA